One window from the genome of Hemitrygon akajei chromosome 4, sHemAka1.3, whole genome shotgun sequence encodes:
- the LOC140726453 gene encoding C-X-C motif chemokine 3-like: protein MNYKVTFTIFALFALYVPSTEGRVASLTLNPAWIESVQGRQLDSNSGPFALESSADATTPLAGMSVTVVTGELYCKCIKYVSTFIPLRNIKDFDVFPDGPQCPYTEVIATLKTGKQVCLMPETPWVKRIINRALNNN from the exons ATGAACTACAAGGTTACTTTCACCATCTTTGCTCTCTTTGCACTGTACGTACCATCTACAGAAG gtcgagttgctagcttgacgctcaacccagcatggatagaaagcgtgcaagggagacagttggattcgaactcaggaccattcGCTCtggagtccagtgctgatgccactacgccactagccg GTATGTCGGTCACAGTGGTGACGGGAGAGCTGTACTGCAAGTGTATCAAGTACGTCTCTACTTTCATCCCTCTGAGAAATATAAAGGACTTTGATGTTTTTCCAGACGGCCCTCAATGCCCATATACAGAAGTGAT AGCCACACTCAAAACTGGCAAGCAAGTTTGCCTGATGCCTGAAACCCCCTGGGTGAAGAGAATAATCAACAGAGCATTGAATAATAATTGA